The following proteins are encoded in a genomic region of Neomonachus schauinslandi chromosome 7, ASM220157v2, whole genome shotgun sequence:
- the LOC110580241 gene encoding olfactory receptor 14A16-like — translation MPEKLTNVTLITTFLLMGFPEDQVLQRLYAAFFSLVYLVALMGNLLIITLTTIDQHLQTPMYFFLKNLSLIDICYISVTVPKSVMNSLTNSHSISFVGCAAQVFLVVFFAGAEFALLLVMSYDRYAAICCPLHYEAIMNRGVCVQMVRASWFSGCVYGSIHVAGTFSVHFCGSNIVHQFFCDIPSLLTLACSGEQILEYVFIIVSFCFAFVIFTFMVASYAYVVSTVLRIPSSQGRFKTFSTCMPHLTVVTLFLSSGFIAYLGLNSKSSSSLNLFMSILYSLLPPSLNPVIYSLRNRDMKVALEGTWSWNTDPDDDDDDDDDDDMPDYWSKCFK, via the exons ATGCCTGAGAAATTAACCAATGTGACCCTAATAACAACATTCTTGCTCATGGGATTCCCTGAGGATCAGGTGCTACAGAGACTTTATGCTGCTTTCTTCTCCCTGGTTTACCTGGTGGCACTGATGGGGAACCTCCTCATTATCACCCTCACCACCATTGACCAGCATCTCCAaacccccatgtacttcttcctgaaAAATTTGTCTTTGATTGATATCTGTTACATCTCTGTCACTGTCCCCAAATCTGTCATGAACTCTCTGACCAACAGCCATTCCATCTCCTTCGTGGGATGTGCCGCACAGGTTTTCcttgttgttttctttgctggCGCAGAGTTTGCCCTCCTTCTGGTGATGTCCTATGATCGCTATGCAGCCATCTGCTGTCCTCTGCACTATGAGGCCATCATGaatagaggtgtgtgtgtgcagatggTGAGAGCATCATGGTTCAGTGGGTGTGTCTATGGATCCATCCATGTAGCAGGCacattttctgtccatttctgtggTTCCAACATAGTGCATCAGTTCTTCTGTGACATTCCATCATTGCTCACGCTTGCTTGTTCTGGGGAGCAGATTCTAGAATATGTGTTTATtattgttagtttttgttttgcttttgtaatttttactttcatgGTTGCTTCCTATGCTTATGTTGTGTCCACTGTCCTAAGAATCCCTTCTTCACAAGGCAGGTTTAAAACCTTCTCCACCTGTATGCCCCATCTCACTGTGGTAACCTTGTTCCTCTCTTCTGGATTTATTGCATATTTAGGTTTAAACTCAAAATCCTCATCATCATTGAACCTCTTTATGTCTATATTATATTCTCTGTTACCTCCCAGCCTGAATCCTGTCATTTATAGCTTGAGAAATAGGGACATGAAAGTGGcccttgagggcacctgg TCTTGGAACACTgaccctgatgatgatgatgatgatgatgatgatgatgacatgCCTGACTATTGGTCTAAGTGCTTCAAGTGA